In Peromyscus maniculatus bairdii isolate BWxNUB_F1_BW_parent chromosome 9, HU_Pman_BW_mat_3.1, whole genome shotgun sequence, one genomic interval encodes:
- the Sall2 gene encoding sal-like protein 2 isoform X1, whose translation MSRRKQRRPQQLISDCEGPSASENGDASEEDHPQVCAKCCAQFSDPTEFLAHQNACCTDPPVMVIIGGQENPSNSSASSAPRPEGHSRPQVMDTEHSNPPDSGSSGPPDPTWGAERRGEESSGHFLVAATGTAAGGGGGLILASPKLGATPLPPESTPAPPPPPPPPPPPGVGSGHLNIPLILEELRVLQQRQIHQMQMTEQICRQVLLLGSLGQTVGAPASPSELPGTGTASSSSSKPLLPLFSPIKPVQTGKTLAPSSSSSSSSSGAEPPKQAFFHLYHPLGSQHPFSVGGVGRSHKPTPAPSPALPGSTDQLIASPHLAFPGTTGLLAAQCLGAARGLEAAASPGLLKPKNGSGELGYGEVISSLEKPGGRHKCRFCAKVFGSDSALQIHLRSHTGERPYKCNVCGNRFTTRGNLKVHFHRHREKYPHVQMNPHPVPEHLDYVITSSGLPYGMSVPPEKAEEEAATPGGGVERKPLVASTTALSATESLTLLSTGTSTAVAPGLPAFNKFVLMKAVEPKSKADENTPPGSEGSAIAGVADSGAATRMQLSKLVTSLPSWALLTNHLKSTGSFPFPYVLEPLGASPSETSKLQQLVEKIDRQGAVAVSSTASGAPTTSAPAPSSSSSSSSSSGPNQCVICLRVLSCPRALRLHYGQHGGERPFKCKVCGRAFSTRGNLRAHFVGHKTSPAARAQNSCPICQKKFTNAVTLQQHVRMHLGGQIPNGGSTLPEGGGAAQETSSEQSTVSGPGSFPQQPSQQPSPEEELSEEEEEDEEEEDVTDEDSLAGRGSESGGEKAISVRGDSEEVSGAEEEGGTVVAAPTAGKEIDSNEKAAQQSSLPQPPPDNLDHPQPMEQGTSDVSGGVEEEAKLEGTPSPIAALTQEGEGTSTPLVEELNLPEAVKKEPGEGSSRNACEVCGQTFPTQTALEEHQKTHPKEGPLFTCVFCRQGFLDRPTLKKHMLLAHHQVPPFAPHGPQNIATLSLVPGCPSITSPGLSPFPRKDDPAIP comes from the coding sequence GTGATGCTAGCGAGGAGGACCACCCCCAAGTCTGTGCCAAATGCTGCGCACAGTTCTCTGACCCGACCGAATTCCTCGCTCACCAGAACGCATGTTGTACTGACCCACCCGTAATGGTGATAATCGGGGGCCAGGAGAACCCCAGCAACTCTTCAGCCTCCTCTGCACCCCGGCCAGAGGGCCACAGTAGGCCCCAGGTCATGGATACAGAGCACAGCAATCCCCCAGACTCTGGGTCTTCTGGGCCCCCTGATCCTACCTGGGGGGCAGAGCGGAGAGGAGAGGAGTCTTCAGGGCATTTCCTGGTCGCTGCCACAGGTACAGcggctgggggaggtgggggccTGATCTTGGCCAGTCCCAAGCTGGGGGCAACCCCATTACCTCCAGAATCTACCCCTGcaccccctcctccaccacctccccctccacccccaggggTAGGCAGTGGCCACTTGAACATTCCTCTGATCTTGGAAGAGCTGCGGGTGCTGCAGCAGCGCCAGATCCATCAGATGCAGATGACTGAGCAAATCTGCCGCCAGGTGCTGCTTCTTGGCTCCTTAGGGCAGACGGTGGGTGCCCCTGCCAGTCCCTCAGAGCTACCTGGGACAGggacagcctcctcctcctcctccaagcccctcctgcccctcttcaGTCCCATCAAGCCTGTCCAAACTGGCAAGACGCTGGCAccgtcctcttcctcctcctcctcctcctcaggggcAGAACCGCCTAAGCAGGCGTTCTTCCACCTCTACCACCCACTGGGATCGCAGCATCCCTTCTCTGTTGGAGGTGTTGGGCGAAGCCACAAAcccactcctgccccctccccggCCCTGCCAGGCAGCACGGATCAGCTGATTGCCTCCCCTCATCTGGCATTCCCAGGCACCACAGGACTCCTGGCAGCTCAGTGTCTTGGGGCAGCAAGGGGTCTTGAGGctgctgcctccccagggctcctGAAGCCAAAGAATGGAAGTGGCGAGCTGGGCTATGGGGAAGTGATCAGTTCCTTGGAAAAGCCTGGTGGAAGGCACAAATGCCGCTTTTGTGCCAAAGTCTTCGGCAGTGACAGCGCCCTGCAGATCCACCTGCGTTCCCACACTGGTGAGAGGCCCTACAAGTGCAACGTCTGTGGTAACCGCTTCACGACCCGGGGCAACCTCAAAGTACACTTCCACCGGCATCGCGAGAAGTACCCACATGTGCAAATGAACCCACATCCAGTCCCAGAGCACCTCGACTACGTCATCACCAGCAGTGGGCTGCCTTACGGAATGTCGGTGCCGCCGGAGAAAGCGGAAGAGGAGGCAGCCACCCCAGGTGGAGGGGTTGAGCGCAAACCTCTAGTGGCCTCCACCACAGCACTCAGTGCCACCGAGAGCCTGACACTACTCTCCACTGGTACCAGTACAGCCGTGGCCCCGGGTCTCCCTGCTTTCAACAAGTTTGTGCTCATGAAAGCCGTGGAGCCCAAGAGTAAGGCTGATGAAAATACTCCCCCGGGGAGTGAGGGCTCAGCCATTGCTGGAGTCGCGGACAGCGGCGCAGCGACCCGCATGCAGCTAAGTAAGCTGGTGACGTCCCTGCCGAGTTGGGCCCTGCTTACTAACCACTTGAAGTCAACTGGAAGTTTCCCCTTCCCCTATGTGCTGGAACCCTTGGGGGCCTCaccttctgagacctcaaagctacAGCAGCTGGTAGAAAAGATTGACCGTCAAGGAGCTGTGGCGGTGTCCTCTACCGCCTCAGGAGCTCCCACCACATCTGCCCCTGcaccttcatcctcctcctcctcctcctcctcctcgggacCTAACCAGTGTGTCATCTGTCTCCGGGTGCTGAGCTGCCCTCGGGCTCTCCGCCTGCATTATGGCCAACACGGAGGTGAGCGGCCCTTCAAGTGTAAAGTGTGTGGCAGGGCTTTCTCCACCCGGGGCAATTTGCGTGCACATTTTGTGGGCCACAAGACCAGTCCAGCTGCCCGGGCCCAGAACTCCTGCCCCATCTGCCAGAAGAAGTTCACTAATGCTGTCACTCTGCAGCAACATGTTCGGATGCACCTGGGGGGCCAAATCCCCAATGGTGGTTCCACGCTCCCTGAAGGTGGGGGAGCTGCCCAGGAGACTAGCTCTGAGCAATCTACAGTCTCTGGACCAGGGAgcttcccccagcagccatcccAGCAACCATCCCCGGAAGAGGAGTtgtctgaggaagaagaggaggatgaggaagaggaagatgtgaCAGATGAAGATTCCCTAGCAGGAAGAGGCTCAGAGAGCGGGGGTGAGAAGGCCATATCAGTGCGAGGTGACTCCGAAGAGGTGTctggggcagaggaggaagggggaacagtgGTCGCAGCCCCCACTGCTGGGAAGGAGATTGATAGTAACGAGAAAGCCGCTCAGCAATCTTCTCTGCCACAACCTCCACCTGACAACCTGGATCACCCCCAACCCATGGAGCAGGGAACCAGTGATGTTTCCGGAGGCGTGGAAGAAGAGGCCAAACTGGAGGGGACCCCAAGCCCCATTGCAGCACTCACCCAAGAAGGGGAGGGCACCAGCACCCCTTTGGTGGAGGAGCTGAACTTACCGGAAGCCGTGAAGAAGGAGCCGGGAGAGGGCAGCAGCAGAAATGCCTGTGAAGTGTGTGGCCAGACCTTTCCTACCCAAAcagctctggaagagcatcagaaGACCCATCCTAAGGAAGGGCCACTCTTCACTTGTGTTTTCTGCAGGCAGGGCTTCCTTGACCGTCCTACCCTCAAGAAGCACATGCTGTTGGCTCACCACCAGGTACCACCCTTTGCACCCCATGGCCCTCAGAATATTGCTACTCTTTCCTTGgtccctggctgtccttccaTCACTTCTCCAGGGCTCTCCCCGTTCCCACGGAAAGATGACCCCGCCATCCCGTGA
- the Sall2 gene encoding sal-like protein 2 isoform X2 has translation MAQETGSSSRLGGPCGEPAERGGDASEEDHPQVCAKCCAQFSDPTEFLAHQNACCTDPPVMVIIGGQENPSNSSASSAPRPEGHSRPQVMDTEHSNPPDSGSSGPPDPTWGAERRGEESSGHFLVAATGTAAGGGGGLILASPKLGATPLPPESTPAPPPPPPPPPPPGVGSGHLNIPLILEELRVLQQRQIHQMQMTEQICRQVLLLGSLGQTVGAPASPSELPGTGTASSSSSKPLLPLFSPIKPVQTGKTLAPSSSSSSSSSGAEPPKQAFFHLYHPLGSQHPFSVGGVGRSHKPTPAPSPALPGSTDQLIASPHLAFPGTTGLLAAQCLGAARGLEAAASPGLLKPKNGSGELGYGEVISSLEKPGGRHKCRFCAKVFGSDSALQIHLRSHTGERPYKCNVCGNRFTTRGNLKVHFHRHREKYPHVQMNPHPVPEHLDYVITSSGLPYGMSVPPEKAEEEAATPGGGVERKPLVASTTALSATESLTLLSTGTSTAVAPGLPAFNKFVLMKAVEPKSKADENTPPGSEGSAIAGVADSGAATRMQLSKLVTSLPSWALLTNHLKSTGSFPFPYVLEPLGASPSETSKLQQLVEKIDRQGAVAVSSTASGAPTTSAPAPSSSSSSSSSSGPNQCVICLRVLSCPRALRLHYGQHGGERPFKCKVCGRAFSTRGNLRAHFVGHKTSPAARAQNSCPICQKKFTNAVTLQQHVRMHLGGQIPNGGSTLPEGGGAAQETSSEQSTVSGPGSFPQQPSQQPSPEEELSEEEEEDEEEEDVTDEDSLAGRGSESGGEKAISVRGDSEEVSGAEEEGGTVVAAPTAGKEIDSNEKAAQQSSLPQPPPDNLDHPQPMEQGTSDVSGGVEEEAKLEGTPSPIAALTQEGEGTSTPLVEELNLPEAVKKEPGEGSSRNACEVCGQTFPTQTALEEHQKTHPKEGPLFTCVFCRQGFLDRPTLKKHMLLAHHQVPPFAPHGPQNIATLSLVPGCPSITSPGLSPFPRKDDPAIP, from the exons ATGGCGCAGGAAACCGGGAGCAGCTCTCGACTCGGGGGGCCCTGCGGGGAGCCTGCGGAGCGCGGAG GTGATGCTAGCGAGGAGGACCACCCCCAAGTCTGTGCCAAATGCTGCGCACAGTTCTCTGACCCGACCGAATTCCTCGCTCACCAGAACGCATGTTGTACTGACCCACCCGTAATGGTGATAATCGGGGGCCAGGAGAACCCCAGCAACTCTTCAGCCTCCTCTGCACCCCGGCCAGAGGGCCACAGTAGGCCCCAGGTCATGGATACAGAGCACAGCAATCCCCCAGACTCTGGGTCTTCTGGGCCCCCTGATCCTACCTGGGGGGCAGAGCGGAGAGGAGAGGAGTCTTCAGGGCATTTCCTGGTCGCTGCCACAGGTACAGcggctgggggaggtgggggccTGATCTTGGCCAGTCCCAAGCTGGGGGCAACCCCATTACCTCCAGAATCTACCCCTGcaccccctcctccaccacctccccctccacccccaggggTAGGCAGTGGCCACTTGAACATTCCTCTGATCTTGGAAGAGCTGCGGGTGCTGCAGCAGCGCCAGATCCATCAGATGCAGATGACTGAGCAAATCTGCCGCCAGGTGCTGCTTCTTGGCTCCTTAGGGCAGACGGTGGGTGCCCCTGCCAGTCCCTCAGAGCTACCTGGGACAGggacagcctcctcctcctcctccaagcccctcctgcccctcttcaGTCCCATCAAGCCTGTCCAAACTGGCAAGACGCTGGCAccgtcctcttcctcctcctcctcctcctcaggggcAGAACCGCCTAAGCAGGCGTTCTTCCACCTCTACCACCCACTGGGATCGCAGCATCCCTTCTCTGTTGGAGGTGTTGGGCGAAGCCACAAAcccactcctgccccctccccggCCCTGCCAGGCAGCACGGATCAGCTGATTGCCTCCCCTCATCTGGCATTCCCAGGCACCACAGGACTCCTGGCAGCTCAGTGTCTTGGGGCAGCAAGGGGTCTTGAGGctgctgcctccccagggctcctGAAGCCAAAGAATGGAAGTGGCGAGCTGGGCTATGGGGAAGTGATCAGTTCCTTGGAAAAGCCTGGTGGAAGGCACAAATGCCGCTTTTGTGCCAAAGTCTTCGGCAGTGACAGCGCCCTGCAGATCCACCTGCGTTCCCACACTGGTGAGAGGCCCTACAAGTGCAACGTCTGTGGTAACCGCTTCACGACCCGGGGCAACCTCAAAGTACACTTCCACCGGCATCGCGAGAAGTACCCACATGTGCAAATGAACCCACATCCAGTCCCAGAGCACCTCGACTACGTCATCACCAGCAGTGGGCTGCCTTACGGAATGTCGGTGCCGCCGGAGAAAGCGGAAGAGGAGGCAGCCACCCCAGGTGGAGGGGTTGAGCGCAAACCTCTAGTGGCCTCCACCACAGCACTCAGTGCCACCGAGAGCCTGACACTACTCTCCACTGGTACCAGTACAGCCGTGGCCCCGGGTCTCCCTGCTTTCAACAAGTTTGTGCTCATGAAAGCCGTGGAGCCCAAGAGTAAGGCTGATGAAAATACTCCCCCGGGGAGTGAGGGCTCAGCCATTGCTGGAGTCGCGGACAGCGGCGCAGCGACCCGCATGCAGCTAAGTAAGCTGGTGACGTCCCTGCCGAGTTGGGCCCTGCTTACTAACCACTTGAAGTCAACTGGAAGTTTCCCCTTCCCCTATGTGCTGGAACCCTTGGGGGCCTCaccttctgagacctcaaagctacAGCAGCTGGTAGAAAAGATTGACCGTCAAGGAGCTGTGGCGGTGTCCTCTACCGCCTCAGGAGCTCCCACCACATCTGCCCCTGcaccttcatcctcctcctcctcctcctcctcctcgggacCTAACCAGTGTGTCATCTGTCTCCGGGTGCTGAGCTGCCCTCGGGCTCTCCGCCTGCATTATGGCCAACACGGAGGTGAGCGGCCCTTCAAGTGTAAAGTGTGTGGCAGGGCTTTCTCCACCCGGGGCAATTTGCGTGCACATTTTGTGGGCCACAAGACCAGTCCAGCTGCCCGGGCCCAGAACTCCTGCCCCATCTGCCAGAAGAAGTTCACTAATGCTGTCACTCTGCAGCAACATGTTCGGATGCACCTGGGGGGCCAAATCCCCAATGGTGGTTCCACGCTCCCTGAAGGTGGGGGAGCTGCCCAGGAGACTAGCTCTGAGCAATCTACAGTCTCTGGACCAGGGAgcttcccccagcagccatcccAGCAACCATCCCCGGAAGAGGAGTtgtctgaggaagaagaggaggatgaggaagaggaagatgtgaCAGATGAAGATTCCCTAGCAGGAAGAGGCTCAGAGAGCGGGGGTGAGAAGGCCATATCAGTGCGAGGTGACTCCGAAGAGGTGTctggggcagaggaggaagggggaacagtgGTCGCAGCCCCCACTGCTGGGAAGGAGATTGATAGTAACGAGAAAGCCGCTCAGCAATCTTCTCTGCCACAACCTCCACCTGACAACCTGGATCACCCCCAACCCATGGAGCAGGGAACCAGTGATGTTTCCGGAGGCGTGGAAGAAGAGGCCAAACTGGAGGGGACCCCAAGCCCCATTGCAGCACTCACCCAAGAAGGGGAGGGCACCAGCACCCCTTTGGTGGAGGAGCTGAACTTACCGGAAGCCGTGAAGAAGGAGCCGGGAGAGGGCAGCAGCAGAAATGCCTGTGAAGTGTGTGGCCAGACCTTTCCTACCCAAAcagctctggaagagcatcagaaGACCCATCCTAAGGAAGGGCCACTCTTCACTTGTGTTTTCTGCAGGCAGGGCTTCCTTGACCGTCCTACCCTCAAGAAGCACATGCTGTTGGCTCACCACCAGGTACCACCCTTTGCACCCCATGGCCCTCAGAATATTGCTACTCTTTCCTTGgtccctggctgtccttccaTCACTTCTCCAGGGCTCTCCCCGTTCCCACGGAAAGATGACCCCGCCATCCCGTGA